One window of Flavobacteriales bacterium genomic DNA carries:
- the metG gene encoding methionine--tRNA ligase, with protein sequence MKTPARTTVTAALPYANGPLHIGHIAGAYLPADIYVRNLKARGKEVLFVCGSDEHGAAITLRALKEGTTPQAIVDKYHAMMGKAFADFGIEFDIYHRTSSELHKKTSQDFFLQLNKNGAFTENTEEQYYDAEAKQFLADRYIIGTCPNCGNPDAYGDQCEKCGSALSPKDLIDPRSTLSGSKPELRPTKHWYLPMERSQEWMTKWINSGVLDGEQQHDAAEWKPQVLGQCNSWLKEGLRPRAMTRDLAWGVPVPLPGAEGKALYVWLDAPIGYISATQQWAKDNPSTGSGADWEKWWKADDTRLLHFIGKDNIVFHCIIFPILLKEHGGFILPQNVPANEFLNLEGKKLSTSRNWAVWLHEYIERWPDRQDELRYALATIFPEFKDSEFTWKDFQDKNNNELVAIIGNFVQRVFVLCNKYYDGKVPEPAASSAVQGEQDTVLWAELSGIPGKVAADIDKFRFRDALATAMNAARLGNKYLTDTEPWKLEKTDPDRVRTVLFNGLRISAALSVVLEPFLPFTAQKLRNMLGLGDLKWSDALRDGLVVPGAQLGKPEHLFKPITDAEIAAEVERLKANAPMDQKPEEPKAAAEPKTAKPTITFDDFAKLDLRIGTITAAEKVPKADKLLKLAIDIGEAEPRTIVSGIAQHFTPEELPGQQVLLLCNLEPRKMRGVESQGMVLMAEDAEGRLRFVQPSEEVPSGSEVR encoded by the coding sequence ATGAAGACCCCCGCCCGTACCACCGTCACCGCCGCGTTGCCCTATGCTAACGGCCCCCTGCACATCGGCCACATTGCCGGGGCCTACCTGCCTGCCGACATCTATGTGCGCAACCTGAAGGCACGTGGCAAGGAGGTGCTCTTTGTCTGCGGAAGCGATGAGCACGGCGCTGCCATCACCCTGCGCGCCCTGAAGGAAGGCACCACGCCGCAGGCCATCGTGGACAAGTACCACGCGATGATGGGGAAGGCCTTCGCGGACTTCGGGATCGAATTCGACATCTACCACCGCACCAGCAGCGAGCTGCACAAGAAGACCTCGCAGGATTTCTTCCTCCAGCTGAATAAGAACGGCGCCTTTACGGAGAACACCGAGGAGCAGTACTACGACGCCGAGGCCAAGCAATTCCTCGCTGACCGTTACATCATCGGTACCTGCCCCAACTGTGGTAACCCCGATGCTTACGGCGACCAGTGCGAGAAGTGCGGCAGCGCGCTCAGCCCGAAGGACCTTATCGATCCGCGCAGCACGCTCAGCGGCAGCAAGCCGGAGCTGCGGCCCACCAAGCACTGGTACCTGCCCATGGAGCGCAGTCAGGAATGGATGACCAAGTGGATCAATTCCGGAGTGCTCGACGGCGAACAGCAGCACGATGCCGCCGAGTGGAAGCCGCAGGTGCTGGGCCAATGCAACAGCTGGCTGAAGGAAGGTCTGCGTCCCCGCGCCATGACGCGCGACCTCGCCTGGGGCGTGCCCGTACCGCTTCCCGGCGCAGAAGGGAAAGCGCTCTATGTGTGGCTTGATGCACCCATCGGCTACATCAGCGCTACCCAGCAATGGGCGAAGGACAACCCTTCGACAGGCTCAGGGGCAGACTGGGAGAAATGGTGGAAGGCCGACGACACGCGCCTGCTGCATTTCATCGGTAAGGACAACATCGTTTTCCATTGCATCATCTTCCCGATCCTGCTGAAGGAACACGGCGGGTTCATCCTTCCGCAGAACGTGCCCGCGAACGAATTCCTGAACCTCGAAGGGAAGAAGCTCAGCACCAGCCGCAACTGGGCGGTGTGGCTGCACGAGTACATCGAACGCTGGCCGGACCGCCAGGACGAACTGCGCTACGCGCTCGCCACCATCTTTCCGGAGTTCAAGGACAGTGAGTTCACGTGGAAGGATTTCCAGGACAAGAACAACAACGAGCTGGTGGCCATCATCGGCAACTTCGTGCAGCGCGTCTTCGTGCTCTGCAACAAGTACTATGACGGTAAGGTACCGGAACCCGCGGCATCCAGCGCGGTGCAAGGCGAGCAGGACACCGTGCTGTGGGCGGAGCTCTCGGGGATCCCCGGAAAGGTGGCGGCGGACATCGACAAGTTCCGCTTCCGCGATGCGCTGGCCACGGCCATGAACGCCGCGCGCTTAGGCAACAAATACCTCACGGACACCGAGCCGTGGAAGCTGGAGAAGACCGACCCGGACCGCGTGCGCACGGTGCTCTTCAACGGTCTGCGGATCTCCGCCGCGCTCAGCGTGGTGCTGGAACCGTTCCTGCCTTTCACCGCACAAAAGCTGCGCAACATGCTCGGCCTCGGCGACCTCAAGTGGTCCGATGCGCTCCGTGATGGTCTCGTCGTTCCGGGCGCGCAGCTCGGCAAACCGGAGCACCTCTTCAAACCCATCACCGACGCGGAGATCGCCGCCGAAGTGGAACGCCTGAAAGCCAACGCGCCCATGGACCAAAAGCCCGAAGAACCGAAAGCCGCCGCTGAGCCCAAAACCGCCAAGCCGACGATCACCTTCGACGACTTCGCCAAGCTGGACCTGCGCATCGGCACCATCACCGCTGCGGAGAAAGTGCCCAAGGCCGACAAGCTGTTGAAGCTCGCCATCGACATCGGCGAAGCGGAGCCGCGCACCATCGTCAGCGGCATCGCGCAGCACTTCACGCCGGAAGAACTGCCGGGCCAACAGGTGCTCCTGCTCTGCAACCTCGAACCCCGCAAAATGCGCGGCGTGGAAAGCCAAGGCATGGTGCTGATGGCGGAGGACGCTGAGGGACGATTGCGCTTTGTGCAGCCTTCGGAGGAGGTACCTTCGGGGAGTGAGGTGAGGTGA
- a CDS encoding nuclear transport factor 2 family protein codes for MDPTPPRAAQTPPTLPPKELRTSYAAFNARDVAVALRVLAPDVEWPDQLAGAILRGPEAVGEYWRRQWAVLDPHFEMKHFELDANGYKLVTLVQTVRGLNGSAISQGLVRHIYAFENGLVRRMWALL; via the coding sequence GTGGACCCAACCCCCCCGCGGGCCGCCCAAACACCCCCAACCCTCCCTCCCAAAGAACTTCGCACCAGCTATGCCGCCTTCAACGCGCGCGATGTGGCCGTGGCCCTGCGGGTATTGGCCCCGGACGTGGAGTGGCCGGACCAATTGGCAGGGGCGATCCTGCGCGGCCCGGAAGCCGTGGGTGAATACTGGCGGCGACAATGGGCCGTGCTGGACCCCCACTTCGAGATGAAGCATTTCGAACTGGACGCAAACGGGTATAAGTTGGTCACGCTTGTGCAGACGGTCCGCGGACTGAACGGGTCCGCCATCTCCCAAGGGCTGGTGCGGCATATCTACGCGTTCGAGAACGGACTGGTGAGGCGTATGTGGGCGCTGCTTTAG
- a CDS encoding gliding motility-associated C-terminal domain-containing protein, with protein MRGTRVEHRPTFGATRNVPMPDLRPVVTALLLIVAGRLLAQPANSDCSGAVDLCAQQAIAGDNTGAVNSIPAFCQPGGSAVWYSFTSNSVGGTVSVNVDGIDCPGVAGMDDELSAVILSGDGSCTAPSFQAVSVCAFDPVAFTVTTTQALQPLRQYWVVVSGMRNNGATIAAQCGFNVSVSGPGADIVNVDFDAGPSVSIAAGASTQLNATGGTTYEWSPTSGLSGNTVANPVAQPSETTIYTVTTVIDGCTYVDALTVDVKRLVDPVNTFTPNGDGINDTWTIPGIRDYPQADVSVYDRWGQRVYHSIGYREPFDGAGLPTATYYWHIQVNDIKGKSDPYTGYVTIIR; from the coding sequence GTGCGCGGAACGCGGGTGGAGCACCGGCCTACCTTCGGCGCAACCCGCAACGTGCCTATGCCCGATCTTCGTCCTGTCGTTACGGCCCTGCTGCTCATCGTCGCCGGACGCCTCTTGGCACAGCCTGCCAACAGTGATTGTTCCGGTGCGGTGGACCTGTGCGCACAACAGGCCATTGCAGGCGACAATACCGGGGCTGTGAACAGCATACCGGCTTTCTGTCAACCCGGCGGGAGCGCGGTGTGGTACAGCTTTACCTCCAACAGCGTGGGCGGTACCGTATCGGTCAACGTGGACGGCATAGACTGTCCCGGTGTCGCGGGCATGGACGATGAGCTGAGCGCCGTGATACTGAGCGGTGATGGTAGCTGCACGGCTCCCAGCTTCCAAGCGGTCTCCGTATGCGCGTTCGATCCAGTGGCATTCACGGTGACCACAACGCAGGCGCTTCAACCGCTCAGGCAGTATTGGGTGGTGGTGAGCGGCATGCGGAACAACGGTGCGACGATCGCTGCCCAATGCGGTTTCAATGTATCGGTGAGCGGGCCCGGCGCCGATATCGTCAACGTGGATTTCGATGCAGGACCGAGTGTTTCCATCGCGGCCGGTGCCAGTACGCAGCTTAATGCCACGGGCGGCACCACATACGAATGGAGCCCCACCTCCGGGCTGAGCGGCAACACTGTGGCCAATCCGGTGGCCCAGCCGAGCGAGACCACCATCTACACCGTGACCACCGTGATCGACGGCTGCACCTATGTGGATGCCCTTACTGTCGACGTGAAGCGGCTCGTCGATCCGGTGAACACCTTCACCCCGAACGGCGACGGCATCAATGATACATGGACGATCCCGGGCATCCGCGACTATCCCCAGGCCGATGTAAGCGTTTATGACCGCTGGGGCCAGCGCGTCTACCACAGCATCGGATACCGTGAGCCCTTCGACGGGGCGGGGCTGCCCACGGCCACCTACTACTGGCACATCCAGGTCAATGACATCAAGGGCAAGTCCGATCCTTACACCGGGTATGTCACCATCATTCGCTGA
- a CDS encoding PKD domain-containing protein, giving the protein MKIRSHSLLSALVLSASLALTPASAQEWHPVGTGTATNGANGVPCPFGDIYAGQRAQYIYLASELSAAGLSSGDAIVRLRWVVTALNGSGMHENYTLRIGSTTATSLSAFLGTPTGAVTTPKDHQPVVGNNDFTLNTPFIWNGTSNLLVEVTHFSPTYGTASANASVAFTSTAPVKRSYSLLDDLLYTAGQLEPLSGETLNSTALPNIVLGVAEDCAPLTATALSVCVGDTVPAGSGVSVEGCTEALGGRFTAVYDFPGANLECTGTDYVLRSSITLPPLPAGAVVQAGRLILTNVQAPDPVWMSDLFINLTGSIAGEIQLMPNHEQYSGTVPELIVPMTGPYETGVAQLQTKSTYGTGYIGSARVEFDYLLPTPFWYDAPNGGNMIAYGNSSLDPVAEGLASTDMPGVTMLYADCGVSSTVCNSGGRTPVDFTVLAEPVPSFIADTSEVIAGIALMFTYTGTTASTYLWDFGDGNTSTAMDPTQVWAVPGTYTVQLTVDNGACEATFSMDVTVDVNTGMSAVDRLEDMNVFATAASIIIEHGFGTAPVRVEVLDALGRTVIDRDNIRISGRISLPTEELSTGVWFVRVNRGDAQRTFRVPLVH; this is encoded by the coding sequence ATGAAGATCCGCTCCCATTCGCTGCTTTCCGCCCTGGTGCTCAGCGCGTCGCTTGCCCTGACACCGGCATCCGCCCAGGAGTGGCATCCCGTAGGCACCGGTACCGCTACCAACGGGGCCAATGGTGTACCCTGCCCGTTCGGTGATATCTACGCCGGCCAACGTGCCCAGTACATCTATCTCGCCTCCGAGCTTTCCGCCGCCGGTCTTTCCTCCGGGGATGCCATCGTGCGGCTACGTTGGGTCGTCACGGCGTTGAACGGCTCGGGCATGCACGAGAATTATACGCTGCGTATCGGTAGCACCACGGCCACTTCGCTCAGCGCCTTCCTGGGCACGCCCACCGGTGCAGTTACCACGCCGAAGGACCACCAGCCGGTCGTAGGCAACAACGACTTCACGCTCAACACGCCGTTTATCTGGAACGGCACCAGCAACCTGTTGGTGGAGGTCACCCATTTCAGCCCCACCTATGGAACCGCCTCGGCCAACGCCTCGGTGGCCTTCACCAGTACCGCACCTGTAAAACGCAGCTATTCCCTGCTGGACGACCTGCTCTACACCGCCGGTCAATTGGAACCGCTATCCGGTGAAACGCTCAACTCCACCGCCCTGCCCAACATCGTGCTGGGCGTAGCCGAGGACTGCGCACCGCTCACCGCGACGGCACTTTCCGTTTGCGTGGGCGATACTGTTCCTGCCGGCTCCGGTGTTTCCGTGGAAGGCTGCACCGAAGCCCTCGGTGGGCGCTTTACGGCCGTGTACGATTTCCCGGGAGCCAACCTCGAATGCACGGGGACCGATTACGTGCTCCGTTCCTCCATCACCTTGCCCCCGTTGCCCGCCGGCGCGGTGGTGCAGGCCGGCCGCCTCATCCTCACCAACGTGCAAGCGCCGGACCCGGTCTGGATGAGCGACCTCTTCATCAACCTCACCGGCAGCATTGCAGGAGAGATCCAGCTGATGCCGAACCACGAGCAGTATTCCGGCACGGTGCCCGAACTGATCGTACCCATGACCGGGCCCTACGAAACCGGCGTTGCGCAACTCCAAACCAAAAGCACTTACGGAACGGGCTACATCGGCTCGGCACGTGTGGAGTTCGACTACCTCCTGCCCACACCTTTCTGGTACGATGCGCCCAACGGCGGCAACATGATAGCCTATGGCAATTCCTCGCTGGATCCCGTGGCTGAAGGTTTGGCCAGCACCGATATGCCCGGCGTTACCATGCTGTACGCGGACTGCGGGGTCTCCTCCACCGTCTGCAACAGCGGCGGGCGCACACCGGTGGACTTCACGGTATTGGCCGAACCCGTACCGAGCTTTATCGCGGATACTTCCGAAGTGATCGCGGGGATCGCCCTCATGTTCACCTACACGGGAACCACCGCCTCTACTTACCTCTGGGACTTCGGCGATGGCAATACCAGCACCGCCATGGACCCCACGCAGGTTTGGGCCGTGCCCGGCACTTACACCGTGCAGCTCACCGTGGACAACGGTGCCTGCGAAGCCACGTTCAGCATGGACGTGACGGTGGATGTGAACACCGGCATGAGCGCCGTTGATAGACTTGAGGACATGAACGTGTTCGCCACCGCTGCATCGATCATCATCGAGCATGGCTTCGGCACGGCGCCTGTGCGCGTGGAGGTGCTCGATGCCCTGGGCCGCACGGTGATCGACCGCGATAACATCCGGATCTCCGGGCGGATCAGCCTGCCTACGGAGGAGCTGAGCACTGGCGTGTGGTTCGTACGCGTGAATAGAGGCGATGCTCAGCGTACGTTCCGCGTGCCGCTGGTGCATTGA
- a CDS encoding lamin tail domain-containing protein, whose translation MKKFFTLLPASFRPFQTLILILLGVGSAMQVSGQLLEQDFSSSTTVSSYANGAPSNGQWNAISTSGAGVVLSINTTGSNKLRYARGTANAGNFSRTTDFSPTPSSLMYRFDLTVSGNSANQTTAAVWQVGSGFGTANSAESNANTYARIGLNWTTTAGQFSIRDVTGGTNSANYSGTQTITWVMNNSGATMTYRAPDGSDESVDNDKADIWISTTREFNDVTIQSATQTITDLKFVISAGTGTVDMDNILINPIPAIPTSAAASVITSSSFQANWGTVSDVTGYSIDVSTSPTFASFVTGYNNLYVSGQATNLLSVTGLSASTTYYYRVRGSNQYSVGTFSSGNSSDQNLTTSAGGSPNLTASSLTAFGAQCKNAGPYGPNTFTISGTNLTGANVTVAALSGFEYSATGGAPYFTSLSLTAGTGTYGPVTIDVRFNPTATLDYSGDIVVGGGGASDINVAASGSGVDTAPTLTTGSASAITTTTATVAGQINIAGCGMTAYGIEYSTSMGFTPGTGTPVASTNLSGIDYSSALTALSPCTPYYYRAYSTRASGTTYGSEGSFTTATIGAPTATAGTSVGTAGFTANWGSVSGATGYRLDVYTQTTTLASDLFISEYVEGGSSNKYIEIFNGTGASVDLSDYELHLFSNGGGTPGSPTGSDALSGSLANNSTVVYKNGSATIYGGAATTSSALNFNGNDAFALYKVSTTSYVDIIGEIGNDPGSDWTGGGNSTKDQTLVRKANVSGGVTTNPTGLGFPTLATEWYGFAQDDVDSLGSHTFNSVTNAYVVTDMSVAGTSQAVSGLDPATTYYYVVRAETGSCTSANSDPITVTTDAIPTYYSRGNGNVTSAIWSNTTGGTAGPAVWTAGSNMVVQSGDNVTNTADVDLGDVTVDAGGTLVLNASANFKSHGDGDFSGTLTANDNSTLSFLGTGGVVITSTNTLDLFNLTADVPSDLLTDATIEIRGTLLLEDGDFEVDPLGSLTLTSTATGTGRLGSVASGASYTGDMTVQRYIPAGATNWRFLGSPVDGRTVNDWQDDFITAGYTGSAYPTFDQPTGSNILWPSIRYYDETDATANADIGIMGVTSNTQALTVGQGFLAWSGDNFNTTAAFTVDVTGTPTIASAAITLPMSYTTSGTNSEDGWNLVSNPLPSAIDFESITRGSDVPAQYSIFNPMTGSLEYYSTGFPNGEADGTIHSSQGFWLKANGTNVTTTVSEAAKVNDLTGGAFGGSQQAVRPLVRLTVASALNQYSDMATFVFDQGTPGQDTEDALKMNFHTIGTPQVAAQGANAEKLAIDFFGAYTTDITIPVTVDVDVTGTYTISAGITGMNNLSCLSLEDLSTGTITPLTDGASYSFTANADDDADSPRFMLHGTAPLPFHADNATCANTPNGTATVVVANGPVDVTWTDASGNILLTQSGVENGVAINNEFGAGNYTVRVSPIGVCGEVYSDFSIDAPAAIESSVTASDATSCPNSTDGSLSIEATGGTGDLSYIWNDGTLGTTYIGTAGEHQVSITDEAGCTTTESYSVPAGEGAIAGFSNGTAVEDQPVIFTNTSASSDAWAWDFGDGTTSTEMDPVHIYAEPGTYTVTLTATDGTCTDVITQEVTVDMATAIAPVSTSATLNVYATQQQLVIDHPFGNAPVDVTVFDATGRVAMGSDHIVKPERITLSDRELGTGVWFVRVKSGDTERTFRVPLVR comes from the coding sequence ATGAAGAAGTTCTTTACGCTCCTGCCTGCCAGTTTCCGACCGTTCCAAACGCTGATACTTATCCTCTTGGGGGTAGGTAGTGCCATGCAAGTGAGCGGCCAATTGCTCGAGCAGGACTTCAGTTCCTCCACCACGGTCTCCTCTTACGCCAACGGCGCGCCAAGCAACGGCCAATGGAACGCTATCAGCACTTCGGGTGCGGGCGTCGTACTCTCCATTAACACGACCGGGAGCAACAAGCTCCGTTATGCCCGGGGAACGGCGAATGCCGGAAACTTCTCGCGCACAACCGATTTTTCTCCGACCCCAAGCAGCCTCATGTACCGGTTCGACCTTACTGTATCGGGCAATTCCGCCAACCAGACCACCGCTGCGGTGTGGCAGGTAGGTTCCGGTTTCGGGACCGCGAATAGCGCCGAATCCAACGCCAATACTTACGCCCGTATCGGATTGAATTGGACGACAACGGCCGGTCAATTCAGCATTCGCGATGTGACGGGTGGGACGAACTCTGCCAACTACTCCGGTACGCAGACCATCACTTGGGTCATGAACAACTCAGGGGCCACCATGACCTATCGCGCTCCGGACGGAAGCGACGAGTCGGTCGACAACGACAAGGCTGACATCTGGATCAGCACCACCCGCGAATTCAATGATGTGACCATACAATCTGCGACGCAAACCATAACTGACTTGAAATTTGTCATTAGTGCAGGCACCGGCACCGTGGATATGGACAATATCCTGATCAATCCCATCCCTGCCATTCCAACTTCCGCAGCGGCCAGCGTGATCACCTCCAGCAGCTTTCAAGCCAACTGGGGCACGGTAAGTGACGTGACCGGCTATAGCATCGACGTGAGCACCAGCCCCACATTCGCCAGCTTTGTCACCGGCTATAACAACCTCTATGTTTCCGGGCAGGCCACCAATTTGCTTTCGGTCACGGGCCTCAGCGCATCCACTACCTATTACTACCGCGTGCGGGGTTCGAACCAATATTCGGTGGGAACATTCAGCAGCGGGAACTCATCGGATCAAAACCTGACCACCTCAGCTGGCGGTTCACCGAATTTGACCGCCTCCTCGCTCACCGCCTTCGGTGCCCAGTGCAAAAACGCCGGTCCGTATGGCCCGAACACGTTCACCATCAGCGGCACGAATCTGACCGGGGCCAACGTAACGGTTGCGGCCTTGAGCGGCTTTGAGTACAGCGCAACGGGCGGTGCACCTTATTTCACCTCTTTGTCCCTTACCGCTGGCACGGGTACCTATGGACCAGTGACCATCGATGTGCGTTTCAACCCGACCGCAACGTTGGATTATAGCGGCGACATCGTTGTGGGAGGCGGCGGCGCTAGTGACATCAACGTGGCGGCCAGCGGCAGTGGTGTGGACACGGCACCCACGTTGACCACCGGGTCCGCCTCGGCCATCACTACCACCACGGCCACGGTGGCCGGGCAGATCAACATCGCGGGCTGCGGCATGACGGCCTACGGCATCGAGTACAGCACGTCCATGGGCTTTACTCCGGGCACGGGCACCCCAGTGGCCAGCACCAACCTCAGCGGCATCGACTATTCCAGCGCTCTCACCGCTCTGAGCCCCTGCACGCCCTACTACTACCGGGCCTACTCCACACGCGCCTCCGGCACCACATACGGCAGTGAAGGCAGCTTCACCACGGCCACGATCGGCGCGCCCACCGCAACGGCCGGCACCAGCGTGGGCACGGCAGGCTTTACCGCGAACTGGGGTTCGGTAAGCGGCGCAACGGGCTACCGACTGGACGTTTATACCCAGACCACCACCCTGGCCAGTGACCTGTTCATCTCCGAGTACGTGGAAGGCGGCAGCAGCAACAAATACATCGAGATCTTTAACGGCACCGGTGCTTCGGTCGATCTCAGCGATTATGAGTTGCACCTCTTTTCCAACGGCGGCGGTACACCTGGTTCACCTACTGGGTCTGATGCATTGTCCGGCTCCTTGGCGAACAACAGTACGGTCGTGTATAAGAACGGCAGCGCAACCATTTATGGGGGCGCGGCAACCACCAGTTCCGCACTGAACTTCAACGGCAATGATGCCTTTGCCTTGTATAAGGTCTCGACCACCAGCTATGTGGACATCATCGGCGAGATCGGTAATGACCCCGGATCGGATTGGACCGGTGGCGGCAATTCCACGAAAGATCAGACGCTGGTGCGGAAAGCCAACGTCTCGGGAGGTGTTACCACCAATCCCACCGGCCTTGGTTTCCCCACGCTGGCCACGGAGTGGTACGGGTTTGCGCAGGACGATGTGGACTCCCTCGGGTCACACACCTTCAATTCGGTCACCAATGCTTACGTGGTCACGGACATGAGCGTGGCGGGCACCTCCCAGGCCGTCAGCGGCCTTGACCCGGCCACCACTTACTACTACGTGGTCCGTGCCGAGACCGGCAGTTGCACTTCGGCCAACAGCGATCCGATCACTGTGACCACCGACGCCATTCCCACTTACTACAGCCGGGGCAACGGTAATGTGACCAGTGCCATCTGGAGCAATACCACCGGCGGCACTGCAGGCCCCGCAGTATGGACCGCAGGCAGCAACATGGTGGTACAAAGCGGCGACAACGTGACCAACACCGCCGACGTGGACCTCGGTGATGTGACCGTGGATGCGGGCGGAACGCTGGTGCTCAACGCCTCCGCCAACTTCAAGTCCCATGGCGACGGCGACTTCAGCGGAACCCTCACCGCCAATGACAACAGCACCCTGTCCTTCCTCGGCACCGGGGGCGTGGTGATCACCAGCACCAACACCTTGGACCTCTTCAACCTCACTGCGGACGTACCGAGCGACCTGCTCACCGATGCCACCATCGAGATCCGGGGGACGCTGTTGCTGGAAGACGGCGACTTCGAGGTAGACCCACTGGGCTCCTTGACGCTCACCAGCACCGCGACCGGCACCGGCCGTTTAGGGTCCGTGGCCAGTGGTGCCAGCTACACCGGGGATATGACCGTGCAACGCTACATCCCCGCTGGAGCCACCAACTGGCGTTTCCTCGGCAGCCCCGTGGACGGCAGGACCGTGAACGACTGGCAGGACGACTTCATCACTGCGGGCTATACCGGCTCGGCCTATCCCACCTTCGACCAGCCTACGGGCAGCAATATCCTCTGGCCCAGCATCCGCTACTACGATGAGACCGACGCCACTGCGAATGCCGATATCGGGATCATGGGCGTTACCAGCAACACACAGGCGCTCACCGTGGGCCAAGGCTTCCTGGCCTGGAGCGGCGACAACTTCAACACCACCGCTGCCTTCACGGTGGACGTGACCGGCACGCCCACCATCGCCAGCGCGGCCATCACCCTGCCCATGAGCTATACCACCTCAGGCACCAACAGTGAAGACGGCTGGAACCTCGTGAGCAACCCCCTGCCCAGCGCCATCGACTTCGAGTCCATCACCCGTGGCAGCGACGTGCCCGCCCAGTACTCGATCTTCAACCCGATGACCGGCAGTCTTGAGTACTATTCCACCGGCTTTCCAAATGGCGAGGCGGACGGCACGATCCATAGCAGCCAGGGTTTCTGGTTGAAGGCCAACGGCACCAACGTTACCACCACGGTGAGCGAGGCGGCCAAAGTGAACGACCTCACCGGCGGCGCGTTCGGCGGAAGCCAGCAGGCGGTGCGGCCCCTTGTGCGCCTCACCGTGGCCAGCGCCCTGAACCAGTACAGTGATATGGCCACTTTCGTCTTCGACCAAGGTACCCCGGGCCAAGACACCGAGGACGCGCTCAAGATGAACTTCCATACCATCGGGACCCCGCAAGTGGCCGCGCAAGGAGCGAACGCTGAGAAGCTGGCCATTGACTTCTTCGGGGCCTACACCACGGACATCACCATCCCGGTGACCGTGGACGTGGACGTGACCGGCACCTACACCATCAGCGCAGGCATCACCGGCATGAACAACCTCAGCTGCCTGAGCTTGGAGGACCTCTCCACAGGCACCATCACCCCGCTGACGGACGGTGCCAGCTACAGCTTCACGGCCAATGCCGACGATGACGCCGACAGCCCCCGCTTCATGCTGCATGGCACTGCACCGTTGCCGTTCCATGCCGACAACGCAACCTGCGCCAACACGCCCAACGGCACTGCCACGGTGGTGGTCGCCAACGGACCGGTGGATGTCACTTGGACGGACGCCTCCGGCAATATCCTCCTGACCCAGAGCGGTGTGGAGAACGGCGTGGCCATCAACAACGAATTCGGCGCGGGCAACTACACCGTGCGGGTCTCCCCCATCGGCGTCTGCGGCGAGGTCTATTCGGACTTCAGCATTGATGCGCCAGCGGCGATCGAAAGCAGCGTGACCGCCAGCGACGCCACCTCCTGCCCCAACAGCACGGACGGCTCCCTCTCCATCGAGGCCACCGGAGGTACCGGCGACCTGAGCTACATCTGGAACGACGGCACCCTCGGCACCACCTACATCGGGACGGCAGGCGAGCACCAGGTCTCCATCACCGATGAAGCGGGTTGCACAACCACGGAGAGCTACTCGGTACCAGCGGGCGAAGGCGCGATCGCGGGCTTCTCCAACGGCACGGCCGTGGAGGACCAACCGGTGATCTTCACCAACACCAGTGCAAGCAGCGATGCTTGGGCCTGGGATTTCGGTGACGGCACCACCAGCACCGAGATGGACCCCGTACACATCTATGCGGAGCCCGGAACCTACACGGTGACCCTCACCGCCACCGATGGCACCTGCACGGACGTGATCACCCAAGAGGTCACCGTGGACATGGCCACGGCCATTGCGCCAGTGAGCACCTCCGCCACGCTGAACGTGTATGCCACGCAACAGCAGTTAGTGATCGACCATCCCTTCGGCAATGCACCGGTGGACGTCACCGTGTTCGACGCTACTGGCCGCGTGGCGATGGGCAGCGACCACATCGTGAAACCGGAACGCATCACATTGTCCGACCGCGAACTGGGCACCGGCGTCTGGTTCGTGCGCGTGAAGAGCGGCGATACCGAACGCACCTTCCGCGTACCGCTGGTGCGTTGA
- a CDS encoding DUF1572 family protein has product MKRFTYYAVLDALHRQLAHYAYHVGQVVVLARAFTGAEWVSLSIPRGGSRRFNADRGL; this is encoded by the coding sequence ATGAAGCGCTTCACGTACTACGCGGTACTTGACGCGCTGCACCGGCAATTGGCGCATTACGCCTATCACGTCGGCCAGGTGGTTGTGCTGGCTCGTGCCTTCACCGGTGCGGAATGGGTTTCGCTCTCCATCCCGCGTGGCGGGTCCCGCCGCTTCAATGCGGATCGAGGGCTCTGA